A region from the Medicago truncatula cultivar Jemalong A17 chromosome 6, MtrunA17r5.0-ANR, whole genome shotgun sequence genome encodes:
- the LOC25496618 gene encoding pentatricopeptide repeat-containing protein DOT4, chloroplastic isoform X1, with the protein MPSTFAKFQRPLYLWNLMIRDSTNNGFFTKTLKIYSFMHHSSVHGNTFTYPLLFKSCANLLSIPHGTMLHGHVFRLGFQADTFVQTSLVDMYSKCSVIESARKVFDEMPERSVVSWNSLISAYCHESMMEKALSLIKEMLVLGFKPSSSTFVSILSGYSSNLNSFEFLWQGMSMHCFVIKLGLVCFEVSLDNSLMGMYAQFGQMDEARKVFDFMDEKTIVSWTTIMGGYVKVGSSVEAVKLFNEMQHQNIGLDFIVFVNLVSGCIQLREQLLASSVHSLVLKCGCHEEDSIKNLLLTMYARCGNLTSARIIFDLIVRKSVLSWTSMIAGYAHSRRPKEALDLFRRMVMTEIKPNRATLATVLSACADLGSLCIGEEIEQYAFENGFETDLQVQTSLVHMYSKCGNINKAREVFERVENKDLTLWSSMINSYGIHGMGNEAISLFEKMTTAERIKPDAIVYTSLLFACSHSGLIEDGLKYFKSMQTDFGITPTKEHYTCLVDLLARVGQLDLALDTIEAMPTDVQAEALSPLLSACRIHGNIELGELVAAKLLDVSPKSSSSYVGVANLYNSVGKWKEANTMRNMIDGKGMVKECGWSQVQQYSRSRNCERKQIGKEHRIM; encoded by the exons atgccTTCAACTTTCGCCAAATTCCAAAGACCTCTTTATCTATGGAACTTGATGATTCGAGACTCTACAAATAACGGATTCTtcacaaaaaccctaaaaatataCTCTTTTATGCACCATTCTTCTGTTCATGGCAACACCTTCACATACCCTTTGCTCTTCAAATCATGTGCCAACCTCCTTTCGATTCCACACGGTACAATGCTTCATGGCCATGTGTTTCGACTTGGGTTTCAAGCTGATACATTTGTTCAAACTTCACTTGTTGATATGTACTCAAAATGTTCTGTTATTGAATCTGCACGgaaggtgtttgatgaaatgccgGAAAGAAGTGTTGTTTCTTGGAACTCGTTGATTTCAGCTTACTGTCATGAGTCTATGATGGAGAAGGCGTTGAGTTTGATTAAAGAGATGTTGGTTCTTGGTTTTAAACCGAGTTCGTCCACGTTTGTTTCGATTTTATCGGGTTATTCTTCGAATTTGAATTCTTTTGAGTTTCTTTGGCAGGGTATGTCTATGCATTGTTTTGTTATTAAACTTGGACTTGTTTGTTTTGAGGTTTCTCTGGATAACTCGTTGATGGGTATGTATGCTCAGTTTGGACAAATGGATGAAGCAAGGAAAGTTTTCGACTTTATGGATGAAAAAACGATAGTTTCGTGGACGACTATCATGGGGGGTTATGTGAAGGTTGGGAGTTCCGTGGAAGCGGTTAAGTTATTTAATGAAATGCAGCATCAAAATATTGGTTTAGACTTTATTGTGTTTGTAAATCTTGTTTCCGGTTGCATACAGTTAAGGGAGCAATTGTTAGCTTCATCTGTTCACTCTCTTGTACTCAAATGTGGGTGTCATGAAGAAGATTCCATTAAAAACTTGCTTCTAACTATGTACGCACGCTGTGGTAACCTTACCTCTGCTAGAATAATATTTGATCTGATCGTTCGAAAGAGTGTTTTATCATGGACGTCTATGATTGCAGGATATGCACATTCACGTCGTCCAAAGGAAGCATTAGATCTGTTTAGAAGGATGGTAATGACAGAAATTAAACCAAATCGTGCAACCCTTGCAACTGTTTTATCAGCTTGTGCTGATTTGGGATCACTTTGCATTGGAGAAGAGATTGAACAATATGCTTTCGAAAATGGATTTGAAACGGACCTACAAGTCCAAACATCTCTCGTACACATGTACTCTAAATGTGGTAACATCAACAAAGCAAGAGAAGTATTTGAAAGGGTCGAAAATAAAGATTTAACTCTTTGGTCTTCCATGATAAATAGCTATGGTATCCATGGGATGGGGAATGAGGCTATCAGTCTCTTCGAAAAAATGACAACCGCAGAAAGGATAAAACCAGATGCCATTGTTTACACTAGTCTTTTGTTTGCTTGTAGCCATTCAGGATTGATAGAAGATGGATTAAAGTACTTTAAAAGTATGCAAACAGATTTCGGGATAACTCCTACAAAAGAACATTATACTTGTTTGGTGGATCTTCTCGCCCGAGTCGGCCAACTTGACTTAGCTTTAGATACAATTGAGGCAATGCCGACAGATGTCCAGGCCGAAGCTCTGAGTCCATTGCTTAGTGCTTGTCGGATCCATGGCAATATTGAGCTGGGAGAGCTTGTAGCTGCCAAGTTATTAGACGTTAGTCCAAAAAGTTCTTCAAGTTATGTAGGAGTGGCTAATTTGTACAACTCTGTTGGTAAGTGGAAGGAGGCGAATACTATGCGAAACATGATAGATGGTAAGGGAATGGTTAAAGAATGTGGCTGGAGTCAGGTTCAG CAATACAGTAGAAGCAGAAATTGTGAAAGAAAACAGATTGGGAAAGAACATAGAATCATGTGA
- the LOC25496618 gene encoding pentatricopeptide repeat-containing protein DOT4, chloroplastic isoform X2 produces the protein MPSTFAKFQRPLYLWNLMIRDSTNNGFFTKTLKIYSFMHHSSVHGNTFTYPLLFKSCANLLSIPHGTMLHGHVFRLGFQADTFVQTSLVDMYSKCSVIESARKVFDEMPERSVVSWNSLISAYCHESMMEKALSLIKEMLVLGFKPSSSTFVSILSGYSSNLNSFEFLWQGMSMHCFVIKLGLVCFEVSLDNSLMGMYAQFGQMDEARKVFDFMDEKTIVSWTTIMGGYVKVGSSVEAVKLFNEMQHQNIGLDFIVFVNLVSGCIQLREQLLASSVHSLVLKCGCHEEDSIKNLLLTMYARCGNLTSARIIFDLIVRKSVLSWTSMIAGYAHSRRPKEALDLFRRMVMTEIKPNRATLATVLSACADLGSLCIGEEIEQYAFENGFETDLQVQTSLVHMYSKCGNINKAREVFERVENKDLTLWSSMINSYGIHGMGNEAISLFEKMTTAERIKPDAIVYTSLLFACSHSGLIEDGLKYFKSMQTDFGITPTKEHYTCLVDLLARVGQLDLALDTIEAMPTDVQAEALSPLLSACRIHGNIELGELVAAKLLDVSPKSSSSYVGVANLYNSVGKWKEANTMRNMIDGKGMVKECGWSQVQ, from the exons atgccTTCAACTTTCGCCAAATTCCAAAGACCTCTTTATCTATGGAACTTGATGATTCGAGACTCTACAAATAACGGATTCTtcacaaaaaccctaaaaatataCTCTTTTATGCACCATTCTTCTGTTCATGGCAACACCTTCACATACCCTTTGCTCTTCAAATCATGTGCCAACCTCCTTTCGATTCCACACGGTACAATGCTTCATGGCCATGTGTTTCGACTTGGGTTTCAAGCTGATACATTTGTTCAAACTTCACTTGTTGATATGTACTCAAAATGTTCTGTTATTGAATCTGCACGgaaggtgtttgatgaaatgccgGAAAGAAGTGTTGTTTCTTGGAACTCGTTGATTTCAGCTTACTGTCATGAGTCTATGATGGAGAAGGCGTTGAGTTTGATTAAAGAGATGTTGGTTCTTGGTTTTAAACCGAGTTCGTCCACGTTTGTTTCGATTTTATCGGGTTATTCTTCGAATTTGAATTCTTTTGAGTTTCTTTGGCAGGGTATGTCTATGCATTGTTTTGTTATTAAACTTGGACTTGTTTGTTTTGAGGTTTCTCTGGATAACTCGTTGATGGGTATGTATGCTCAGTTTGGACAAATGGATGAAGCAAGGAAAGTTTTCGACTTTATGGATGAAAAAACGATAGTTTCGTGGACGACTATCATGGGGGGTTATGTGAAGGTTGGGAGTTCCGTGGAAGCGGTTAAGTTATTTAATGAAATGCAGCATCAAAATATTGGTTTAGACTTTATTGTGTTTGTAAATCTTGTTTCCGGTTGCATACAGTTAAGGGAGCAATTGTTAGCTTCATCTGTTCACTCTCTTGTACTCAAATGTGGGTGTCATGAAGAAGATTCCATTAAAAACTTGCTTCTAACTATGTACGCACGCTGTGGTAACCTTACCTCTGCTAGAATAATATTTGATCTGATCGTTCGAAAGAGTGTTTTATCATGGACGTCTATGATTGCAGGATATGCACATTCACGTCGTCCAAAGGAAGCATTAGATCTGTTTAGAAGGATGGTAATGACAGAAATTAAACCAAATCGTGCAACCCTTGCAACTGTTTTATCAGCTTGTGCTGATTTGGGATCACTTTGCATTGGAGAAGAGATTGAACAATATGCTTTCGAAAATGGATTTGAAACGGACCTACAAGTCCAAACATCTCTCGTACACATGTACTCTAAATGTGGTAACATCAACAAAGCAAGAGAAGTATTTGAAAGGGTCGAAAATAAAGATTTAACTCTTTGGTCTTCCATGATAAATAGCTATGGTATCCATGGGATGGGGAATGAGGCTATCAGTCTCTTCGAAAAAATGACAACCGCAGAAAGGATAAAACCAGATGCCATTGTTTACACTAGTCTTTTGTTTGCTTGTAGCCATTCAGGATTGATAGAAGATGGATTAAAGTACTTTAAAAGTATGCAAACAGATTTCGGGATAACTCCTACAAAAGAACATTATACTTGTTTGGTGGATCTTCTCGCCCGAGTCGGCCAACTTGACTTAGCTTTAGATACAATTGAGGCAATGCCGACAGATGTCCAGGCCGAAGCTCTGAGTCCATTGCTTAGTGCTTGTCGGATCCATGGCAATATTGAGCTGGGAGAGCTTGTAGCTGCCAAGTTATTAGACGTTAGTCCAAAAAGTTCTTCAAGTTATGTAGGAGTGGCTAATTTGTACAACTCTGTTGGTAAGTGGAAGGAGGCGAATACTATGCGAAACATGATAGATGGTAAGGGAATGGTTAAAGAATGTGGCTGGAGTCAGGTTCAG TAG